From the Aquitalea magnusonii genome, one window contains:
- a CDS encoding DUF2164 domain-containing protein, producing MSTQSMLSQQQLQQLAPVLQHYLSSELQLEVGTFDAQFLLDFVASQIGRQIYNQALEDAQQALSQRMESLQAAIWELEK from the coding sequence ATGTCCACTCAGTCCATGCTCAGCCAGCAGCAATTGCAACAACTGGCACCTGTCCTGCAGCACTATCTGTCCAGTGAATTGCAGCTTGAGGTCGGAACCTTCGATGCTCAGTTTCTGCTCGACTTTGTGGCCAGCCAAATCGGCCGGCAGATATACAACCAGGCGCTGGAGGATGCCCAACAGGCCCTCAGCCAGCGCATGGAGTCCTTGCAGGCAGCCATCTGGGAGCTGGAAAAGTAA
- a CDS encoding YdcF family protein: MLYLRLMLKGFLLAVLMVMLGFGYMAWGIARYADQPATEPADAALVLGAAAWGSKPSPVLRERINHAVALYKQGRVRWIVFTGGTPEPGYPTEADVGREFALRQGVPMTAMLAENESRTTWQNLENAGKLAGPFGIRSFLLVSDPLHMRRAVLMAHDLGLTAAPAPTQSSRYVSWSNKVKFLARETWLYVGYRVFRKLS; this comes from the coding sequence ATGCTTTATCTGCGTCTGATGCTCAAAGGATTCCTGCTGGCCGTGCTGATGGTCATGCTCGGCTTTGGCTACATGGCCTGGGGCATTGCACGTTATGCAGACCAACCTGCGACTGAGCCTGCCGATGCCGCCTTGGTACTGGGCGCTGCCGCCTGGGGCAGCAAGCCGTCGCCGGTACTGCGTGAACGCATTAATCATGCGGTGGCCCTGTATAAGCAAGGACGGGTGCGCTGGATTGTATTCACTGGCGGCACGCCGGAACCGGGCTACCCCACCGAGGCCGATGTCGGCCGCGAATTTGCCCTGCGTCAGGGTGTGCCGATGACGGCCATGCTGGCCGAAAACGAATCGCGCACCACCTGGCAGAATCTGGAAAATGCCGGCAAGCTGGCGGGCCCTTTCGGGATTCGTTCATTCTTGCTGGTCAGCGATCCTCTGCATATGCGCCGCGCCGTCCTGATGGCGCATGATCTGGGATTGACTGCAGCCCCGGCACCTACCCAGTCCAGCCGCTATGTCAGTTGGAGCAACAAGGTGAAGTTCCTGGCGCGGGAAACCTGGTTGTATGTGGGGTACCGCGTGTTCCGCAAGCTGTCCTGA
- a CDS encoding 50S ribosome-binding protein YggL — translation MSDLHNPNSAQRLKRLNHRQRKKMRVGEYRELGFHLIATIASDVNTDSLLDDWLNCIDEAAISFGGHFDGKNRLEGVVFPVGEVAITEEIRAKLVAWLQARSEVSNVEAGDLIDLWHTV, via the coding sequence ATGTCTGATCTGCACAATCCCAATTCCGCCCAGCGCCTGAAACGTCTGAATCACCGCCAGCGCAAGAAAATGCGCGTCGGAGAATACCGTGAACTGGGTTTCCACCTGATTGCCACCATTGCCAGCGACGTCAATACTGACAGCCTGCTGGACGACTGGCTCAACTGCATCGATGAGGCGGCCATCAGCTTTGGTGGTCATTTCGATGGCAAGAACCGCCTGGAAGGTGTGGTATTCCCGGTAGGGGAAGTTGCCATCACCGAGGAAATCCGCGCCAAACTGGTGGCCTGGCTGCAAGCACGCAGCGAAGTATCCAATGTGGAAGCAGGTGATCTGATCGACCTGTGGCACACGGTGTAA